The following nucleotide sequence is from Physeter macrocephalus isolate SW-GA unplaced genomic scaffold, ASM283717v5 random_315, whole genome shotgun sequence.
GTAGGAAGGAAGAAGGGCTGAGGTGTAGACAGCCCTAGAGATACCTCTAAGGAGGCAGTCTCTAAAGGGATATCCTTAGATGGAGGTAGACACCAAGTGGGAGGAAAGATGGGGTTTCCCAATCTTGGGGGCTTTTGTTCACTGAATGGGGAGTCCCCTTGCCCCTTGCCCTCACTTTTAGGTTTCCTGAAAGCCCGTTGGCACTCCCTGTCAACTGCATAAGAGGATGCTGCCCTTTGAGCACAGCCTCCAACTCTTTTGAACATCAGTGGGCAACCATCAGTGGGGGAGCCGAGTCATGGGCACATGATGTAGGCCTGGGAGGTGAGGGGACCCTACTCCACTGGGTGATGATGTAATCTTCCAGACCCCTATACCTACACTTGGGGTTTCTCCTTCATGGCTTTCCCCACTTATTCCATATCCTCAGGGAGTGTGTATTTCTGTATTGGAGGAAGGATGTTTCCCTCTGTATACCTACACATCAGGGATTGGTGCATTTCTGTGTCCAAGTCAAGTGTCTTTTATATGGGTATCTAATGAGTCCCTGGGTGTGGTGGCGTGAGGAGTTAGAAAGCTCAGAAATGGAAACTATTTAACGACCAGAGTAGCAAATGAATACAGCTTGCCCATTTGCATTTTCCCTTTCACTCTGACtcatcttcccctctccccacactaTTATTGCCCCTCCACTAGCCCCACCCATTGGCACACCCTTGTCTGATCTAGGAGGGATTAACATCCGTTTGCACACAAGCTAGAATGAGAGGTAGAGGGAAGGCATGTTAGGTCTGGAGAGAGAGTAGAAGGATGGTCTGAACATTTGGGGGTCCTGGAGCCAAAAGGTGAAACAGGAGTTTTAGAGACATAATATTTGAGTCTAAGAGGGGACCAGAATCTAAGAGAGAAGCCTAGGGGGAACCAGACTGTGTCCTGTCACCAGAGCAGCCTACCAGTGCCTAACTCGTTAACCTTCCAGTTATTTATTAGGCACATATCATAAGCGATTTAGCAGCACTTGTTCTGTGAATGAAAATTCTGCCACAGGATGAGGAATAATGAAATagtaagacacagagaaagaaatttgATTCTCTCAGACCTCATCTTTTCCCCAGGTTAAGGAGTGCTAAAGTGTGAAAAGAGGGGAAATCTCTGAGGACCTTCACCCCCTAGGCAGGAAGTCAAAGAAACCTCGGAGTCCTGATTTCAGAGAAATGTCATTTGTCATCAACCCAAGAAAAGGAGTTTTTCTCTTCGAAGACCACCACAGGCCCTTCCTGGGGTTGCCCCCATCAGAGCCTGATGGGAGGATCTGAGTCACTCACACACCCAGTCCCCAGTGATGGCCCAGATGACAGGGGTCATTCCCACAGAGCAGTTGAGGCTTCCTAGTACcaagtcagagagaggaaggaggaggcatGCTTTTGGCCCTCCTTCACTCTCTCCTTAGAATGCAGATGTTTCAGTCCTTTTTACTTTTGAGGTAGGAGAAAGAGCTTCCAGCTGCTAGAGATCTACTGACACCTCTAAGAAACAGAACTAATACTATTTTAATGATGCTATATACCGAGAAACCATTTTCACATACATCATGTCATTTCGTCTTCACCCCACCTCCAAATGAGGTAAGCAGAGGTTATCCCTATTTCATGGATGAgttaactgaggctcagagaggtgacttgcccaaggtgactcaactagtaaatggcagagatgAGACTCAAACGCAGGTCTGATTATCCCAAAGTTCTTATTGCTTTAGATACACTTCTTTGACTCTAGGAGTTCACAAATGAAATAAGGAGACAGGAGGTTAGGAGGCAGAATGCCAGGGCTCTGGAGGGGAGGAGTGGTCTCTCCTGGAGGGGTGAAGCACAGCCAGGGGTATAAAACCACACCCCTTGGGGGACTGTGGCAGACTGATACTTGGGACACCCAATGGATGACTGTGAGGTCAGGGGCGGGGCTAGCTCCAGGGTGGgggtgcccaggagccccaaCAGCAGTTCAGAGCATGCGGTGTCCAGGAGGAAGCTACAACCGGTGAGTGGCTGCTTCTCCCCAGCTGAGACTTTCCTCCCACTACACCCCTCTTTCTGTCCACTTCCTGCCAGCCTGTAGCCCTCTCCGTGAAGTGTCCAACTAGTAATCCTCCCTCCTATGGGGTCCATACTCATGGTGAGCCCACACCTAGGAATATGCCTGCTGGGCACTGCGACACTTAGGTGCGTCTCTTTATATTTGGGTTCCCAGTTTTCTTAAAAGCCACTGTGGTGGTTTTGATGTGTGATAAAGTTCTGCCTTGTTCAGTTCTGTCTTTCTGTTCTTCACTTTTGgcttatgaaaaacaaaattgaaccATCTCCTTATCCTACTCTTGAGAGGAAATAGCCTCTCCCTCTATAGTTCCCATTTCCCTTTCTATGGCCTCCTCAAGGGTCAAAGCCTTCTCCAAAGTCTCTCCATCTTTGGGTGAGGAGCCTTCTCTCCTGTGGCTTCTGACCTGCTCTCTTATCTCACTGCATGGGAGTCTTTGGTCTCTTCCAGTTCCTTCTCTGAGGATGGGTTCTAGAAGTTTCGTCCTCAGGGAGATGATTGATTGATGCCTTAGAGCCTGCCCTCCTGCAGTTACGACCCCTGTCTTGCTGCCCTTTCTTCCTCTCGGGACCCTCAGCTCCACATAATGGGCTTGCAGGGGGAGGACACACTAGCTTTCTAAACTCACCCATGAAGCTGTGTCTTGCTCCATCCCTAACTTCCAGGGCTGACTGGGTTTTGTGGTGATCTTCTTGTCTGGAATGAGGAGAGCCTGACCTACTCAGAGGTCTTTCCCTGCAGAGGAGCTTGGAGAAGCAGAAGTATCAGTGTTTGCTATCCTTTAAGTCAGACATTGCCAACTGGCAGAACCCATCTATACTAGTCTTAAATCCACTACTTGAGATAGTTCTTAACTGTCTGGTCCTTGCTCTTTAAGTCCTGAATTTGGTCTAATTTCCATtctaccaccaccccacccccacccctggcccctgcTATGATTCTGGATAAGCTCAGGTCCTCTCTCGGGTCAGTTTATCTGCTCCATTCAGGACAGAGAGCTCGTTTTCAGAACCAGCAACTCACTCTTTCTCCCCTCACCTCCACAGGCTTGAGAATATGctgttcctccctccccttttcacCATGGACCCCACACTGTGGCCCTTCTCTCAGAACCTCTGAGATTGGTACCCAGCCAAGGCACAATGCCCATGTCCCCAACAAGACTGCCTAGTCCCTATGGCTCTGATCGGCTGGTACGGCTAGCAGCCAGGCTCCGACCAGCACTATGTGATACCCTGATCACAGTGGGGAGCCAGGAGTTCCCTGCCCACAGCCTGGTGCTGGCAGGTGTGAGCCAGCAACTGGGTCGCAGGGGTCGCTGGGCTCTGGTGAAAGGTATCAGCCCTTCCACCTTTGCCCAACTTCTGCACTTTGTTTATGGGGAGAGCCTAGAGCTGCAACCTGGGGAACTGGGGCCCCTTGAGGAGGCAGCCAGAGCGTTAGGGGTGCAGTCCCTGGAAGAGGCATGCAAGAGGGCTCGAAGAGATACGGCCAGAGAAGAGATGGGTCCAGGGCTGAAGGAACAACAGGAGGAGCCAGAGAAACTCACAAGGGATTCTATGAGAGGAGTGGGGGGCTttggagagaagcagagaccaCAGAAGTTTGTTAGAGCTGGTGGGAAAGAACAGGAGACGTTGCACAGGCACAGGCCACCAAGAGAGAGCCCTGAGATGGCAGAGGCAACTCTGGAGGATCAAGGGGAGCAGATGAGACCAGAGGAGAAACTCAACCAATCCCCTGTTGGCCGCGGAGGAGTAGATGGGAAGCAAGAAGTGATCATGTGGGTGAGGGACAGTCCAGGGGGCTCTGAGGAAAGTCTGCGGGAGTTCCCtggcccccttcccccaccaggtTCCCTCCAAACCGGCATCACCCCTAGGCCCTGGTGGGCTGAGGCCCCTTGGTTGGGGGAGGGCCAGCCTGCCCTGTGGAGCATCCTGCTGTTGCCGCCCAGATATGGCACTCCCTTCTCCGATAGCACCCCCATGACTGCAGCCCGGCAGGAGGTCTGGCTTCGGGACCAGAGGTAAGTTGAAGGGCCTATGGAAGACCTCCGGTTGGGAGGGAGTGGCTCAGGAGAGGCAGCAGTGAAGGGTGGAAGGGCACCACATCTCTTATCTCTACTACACATTTCCTGAGCTGGGGAAAGGACAAGAAGCTCCCACCACAGGGAAAGCCAAAGCCCAGCCCCTGAGGACTCATGACACCTCCCTCTCCAGAAAGGAACTGGCCAGGATCCCAGGTGTAGCCAAAGCTGTAACTCTTCCCCATCCCACTCCCAGGATCCCACTGTCCCTGAACCTCCACAAAGGCCTCTGGAGCCAGAACCAGTTGGCCTCCTGCAGCCCCACCCCAGGTAAGCCCCTCACTTGCCCTGCATGCACCCTGTAACATGTTCTCTCagctggggctgaggctggggctccAGGAGTCCAGCCTGGGCAGAGCCCCTACTTCACTCTGCTCCCTTCAGgttccctcccccagggccccacACAGCTCAGCCCTGGGGAGATGGAAGAGTCTGATCAGAGGCACACAGGTGAGTAGGGTGAGGGCACTTTTGCCTCAGCCCCACTGTAGCCCCTGATGTCTTGCCTGAGTGTTCCAGTGATCCGGCTCTGGgattcccagccctgccctcctttGCCTTTTGTCCCCACAGGTGAACTTGCAACTTGTGTGGGTCTTGTGGGCACAGCAAGCCACCCATCTCACcaacaccctcccccaccccctcctgctcGGTCTCGGCCCTATTCTTGTTCTGTCTGTGGAAAGAGGTTTTCACTCAAACATCAGATGGAGACGCACTACCGTGTCCACACAGGTATGGGCGCCCTGCCCTGTGTGAATTGTCTACCTCCTTCCAAACTTCAGTGGGCCCACTCCTAAGTACCTCTCTGACTGTCTGGCTCCCCCGCAACGACCTTGCCCAGTTGCCCCAATCTACCCCTAGGCCAGCCTTcgctcctttcttctttccttcatggGTCTTCCCCTCCACCTGCCCTAGGAGAGAAGCCCTTCTCCTGTAGCCTCTGTCCCCAGCGCTCCCGGGACTTCTCAGCCATGACCAAACACCTGCGGACGCACGGGGCCGCACCCTACCGCTGCCCTCTGTGCCAGGCCGGctgccccagcctggcctccaTGCAGACGCACATGCGCGGCCACTCGCCCAGCCAGCTCCCGCCGGGATGGACCATTCGCTCCACCTTCCtctactcctcctcctcctcctcctcgagGCCATCTCGGGCTTCGACCTCTCCCTGTAGGCCCCCTTCCTCAACCACCTGACAGGGTGTCAGTAGCTTCTTTGGCTTCAGCCAAGCGTACAGAATGAAAGATGGGCCGGCGGGCCTGCTAGGCTTCTGACCTCGCACCGCGGCTACGGCAGCCTAG
It contains:
- the ZBTB32 gene encoding zinc finger and BTB domain-containing protein 32 isoform X2, coding for MPMSPTRLPSPYGSDRLVRLAARLRPALCDTLITVGSQEFPAHSLVLAGVSQQLGRRGRWALVKGISPSTFAQLLHFVYGESLELQPGELGPLEEAARALGVQSLEEACKRARRDTAREEMGPGLKEQQEEPEKLTRDSMRGVGGFGEKQRPQKFVRAGGKEQETLHRHRPPRESPEMAEATLEDQGEQMRPEEKLNQSPVGRGGVDGKQEVIMWVRDSPGGSEESLREFPGPLPPPGSLQTGITPRPWWAEAPWLGEGQPALWSILLLPPRYGTPFSDSTPMTAARQEVWLRDQRIPLSLNLHKGLWSQNQLASCSPTPGSLPQGPTQLSPGEMEESDQRHTGELATCVGLVGTASHPSHQHPPPPPPARSRPYSCSVCGKRFSLKHQMETHYRVHTGEKPFSCSLCPQRSRDFSAMTKHLRTHGAAPYRCPLCQAGCPSLASMQTHMRGHSPSQLPPGWTIRSTFLYSSSSSSSRPPSSTT
- the ZBTB32 gene encoding zinc finger and BTB domain-containing protein 32 isoform X1, which translates into the protein MPMSPTRLPSPYGSDRLVRLAARLRPALCDTLITVGSQEFPAHSLVLAGVSQQLGRRGRWALVKGISPSTFAQLLHFVYGESLELQPGELGPLEEAARALGVQSLEEACKRARRDTAREEMGPGLKEQQEEPEKLTRDSMRGVGGFGEKQRPQKFVRAGGKEQETLHRHRPPRESPEMAEATLEDQGEQMRPEEKLNQSPVGRGGVDGKQEVIMWVRDSPGGSEESLREFPGPLPPPGSLQTGITPRPWWAEAPWLGEGQPALWSILLLPPRYGTPFSDSTPMTAARQEVWLRDQRIPLSLNLHKGLWSQNQLASCSPTPGSLPQGPTQLSPGEMEESDQRHTGELATCVGLVGTASHPSHQHPPPPPPARSRPYSCSVCGKRFSLKHQMETHYRVHTGEKPFSCSLCPQRSRDFSAMTKHLRTHGAAPYRCPLCQAGCPSLASMQTHMRGHSPSQLPPGWTIRSTFLYSSSSSSSRPSRASTSPCRPPSSTT